A portion of the Polaribacter cellanae genome contains these proteins:
- a CDS encoding TonB-dependent receptor — MKKISFFLFLFASILANAQSFTFSGKIVNENKQPLFGATILVKETKKGTATDFDGNFSLKLPKGVYTLQASFIGYKTISEKITLSKNEEYVIQLNPDATQLGEILVSAVRVNATVPVTFSNLSKKEIAKRNLGQDIPILINYLPNVVSSSDAGAGVGYTQMNVRGSNGERINVTVNGIPYNDAESHGSFWVNLGDFASSTQNLQLQRGVGTSTNGSGAFGASLNILTDAVSEEAFGEISNSFGSFGTRKHTVKFSTGKLNNNVEIAGRLSNIYSDGYVDRAFSDLKSYFLQGSYSDENTLIKAITFGGKEQTYQSWFGLTKKQLEENRRQNPYTYENETDNYTQNHYQLHWNEKINDNWSTNLGLNYTKGAGYFEQFKKDEDVTDFGGIVEATNGNGETDLIVRRWLDNNFQVINFSTNYKAEGLNFVSGVSYSKYNGDHFGEVIWAKQFGTNANIRDRYYFSDAQKTDFSAFAKATFDISKKLGAYVDLQGRFINYQTKGITSDIVPIDVDADFNFFNPKFGFTYEINNDNNLYASFAVANREPNRNDFENGVSTPETLHDYELGWRLKKETIKLNTNIYYMNYKNQLVLTGALDDVGAPVRATSGNSYRLGVEIDADITLSNQFSIKPNVAFSKNKNQDFFIEENGIPKSLGNTNLSYSPSIVFGNIFTYKPLNNIEVSLFSKYVGEQFLNNVDDKNSKLDSYFISDFNLVYQIKPNKVFKSIIFTGLVNNIFNKEYVSNANDYGGGYIYYYPQATRNFLVGVTLKF; from the coding sequence ATGAAAAAAATATCCTTTTTTTTATTCTTGTTTGCAAGTATACTTGCAAACGCCCAATCGTTTACATTTTCAGGAAAAATTGTTAACGAAAACAAACAACCGTTATTTGGCGCAACCATTTTAGTGAAAGAGACTAAAAAAGGAACTGCAACAGATTTCGACGGAAATTTTAGTCTTAAACTCCCAAAAGGTGTTTATACTTTACAGGCTTCTTTTATTGGTTACAAAACCATTTCCGAGAAAATTACCCTCTCGAAAAACGAGGAATATGTAATTCAGTTGAATCCAGATGCAACACAATTAGGAGAAATTTTGGTTTCTGCAGTTCGTGTAAATGCAACTGTTCCTGTAACTTTTTCGAACTTGTCTAAAAAAGAAATTGCAAAACGTAATTTGGGGCAAGACATTCCTATTTTAATAAATTATTTGCCAAACGTGGTTTCATCGAGTGATGCTGGTGCAGGTGTTGGTTACACGCAAATGAATGTTCGTGGTTCTAATGGCGAGCGAATTAATGTAACTGTTAACGGAATTCCTTATAACGATGCAGAAAGTCATGGTAGTTTTTGGGTAAATTTAGGCGATTTTGCTTCTTCTACTCAGAATTTGCAATTGCAACGTGGAGTTGGAACCTCTACAAACGGTTCTGGTGCTTTTGGTGCGAGTTTAAATATTTTAACGGATGCAGTTTCAGAAGAAGCTTTTGGAGAAATTTCGAACTCTTTTGGTTCTTTTGGCACCAGAAAACACACCGTAAAATTTAGTACTGGAAAACTAAATAATAATGTGGAAATCGCTGGGCGATTGTCTAATATTTATTCCGATGGTTATGTAGATAGAGCGTTTTCTGATTTAAAATCGTACTTTTTACAAGGAAGTTATTCTGATGAAAATACGTTGATAAAAGCCATTACTTTTGGTGGGAAAGAACAAACGTATCAATCTTGGTTTGGTTTAACAAAAAAACAATTAGAAGAAAACAGAAGACAAAACCCTTATACCTATGAAAATGAAACAGATAATTATACCCAAAACCATTATCAATTGCATTGGAATGAAAAAATTAACGACAATTGGTCTACAAATTTAGGGTTAAATTATACCAAAGGTGCTGGGTATTTCGAGCAGTTTAAAAAAGACGAAGATGTAACTGATTTTGGCGGAATTGTAGAAGCTACAAATGGAAATGGCGAAACCGATTTAATTGTAAGACGTTGGTTAGACAACAATTTTCAGGTAATAAATTTCAGCACAAATTATAAAGCAGAAGGATTAAATTTTGTTTCTGGAGTATCGTATTCTAAATATAATGGAGATCATTTTGGAGAAGTTATTTGGGCAAAACAATTTGGTACAAATGCCAATATTAGAGATCGTTATTATTTTTCGGATGCCCAGAAAACAGATTTTTCTGCTTTTGCAAAAGCGACTTTTGATATAAGTAAAAAATTAGGCGCTTATGTAGATCTACAAGGTCGTTTTATAAATTACCAAACGAAAGGAATTACTTCGGATATTGTGCCTATTGATGTGGATGCCGATTTTAATTTCTTTAATCCGAAGTTTGGTTTTACTTACGAAATTAACAACGACAACAATTTATACGCCTCTTTTGCAGTGGCAAATAGAGAGCCAAATAGAAACGATTTCGAAAACGGAGTTAGTACTCCAGAAACTTTACACGATTACGAATTGGGTTGGCGTTTAAAAAAGGAAACTATAAAATTAAATACCAATATTTATTATATGAATTATAAAAATCAGTTGGTTTTAACTGGAGCTTTGGATGATGTTGGTGCTCCAGTAAGAGCAACTTCTGGAAATAGTTACAGATTAGGTGTAGAGATTGATGCAGATATTACGCTTTCAAATCAATTTTCTATAAAACCGAATGTAGCATTTAGTAAAAACAAGAATCAAGATTTTTTTATTGAAGAAAATGGAATTCCTAAAAGTTTAGGTAATACTAATTTATCTTATTCACCAAGTATTGTTTTCGGTAACATATTTACGTACAAGCCCTTAAACAATATAGAGGTTTCTTTATTTTCTAAATATGTTGGCGAACAATTTTTAAATAATGTAGATGATAAAAACTCTAAATTAGATAGTTATTTTATTAGTGATTTTAATTTGGTTTATCAAATAAAACCAAATAAAGTTTTTAAATCTATTATTTTTACTGGATTGGTAAACAACATTTTTAATAAAGAATATGTTTCTAATGCAAATGATTATGGTGGTGGATATATTTATTATTACCCACAAGCCACAAGAAATTTCTTAGTTGGTGTTACTTTAAAATTCTAA
- a CDS encoding AAA family ATPase, with product MEKELTQNPINIVKVVLFGPESTGKTTLSRHLARHYNTVWAPEFAREYLQNKWNNERKTCEKDDLLPIAIGQMKLENSLAKKADKILICDTDLLETKVYSQEFYGGFVDDKLDEAANKNEYDLYLLTYIDTPWEEDDLRDRPEQRLEMFKAFKNALKLHNKNYILLKGDKETRLKNATKTIDKILKEKKDLHSFSDTLQDLDMHFLHQNSEDFSTNFDY from the coding sequence ATGGAAAAAGAGCTTACACAAAACCCAATTAACATCGTAAAAGTTGTTTTATTTGGTCCAGAATCTACTGGAAAAACAACGCTTTCTCGACATTTAGCAAGACATTACAATACTGTTTGGGCACCTGAATTTGCACGTGAATATTTGCAAAACAAATGGAACAACGAACGTAAAACCTGCGAAAAAGACGATTTATTACCTATTGCAATCGGACAAATGAAATTAGAAAATTCGCTGGCTAAAAAAGCAGATAAAATTCTTATTTGCGATACAGATTTATTAGAAACAAAAGTATATTCTCAAGAATTTTATGGTGGTTTTGTAGACGATAAATTAGACGAAGCCGCAAATAAAAACGAATATGATTTGTATTTACTAACGTATATAGATACGCCTTGGGAAGAAGACGATTTACGTGACAGACCAGAACAACGTTTGGAAATGTTTAAAGCTTTTAAAAATGCCCTAAAACTTCATAATAAAAACTATATTCTATTAAAAGGTGATAAAGAAACACGTTTAAAAAATGCCACAAAAACCATTGATAAAATCCTGAAAGAAAAGAAAGATTTACATTCGTTTTCTGATACTTTACAAGATTTAGATATGCATTTTTTACATCAAAATTCGGAGGATTTTAGTACAAATTTTGATTATTAA
- a CDS encoding AraC family transcriptional regulator, producing MIKRFTILKSIDIVEFDAEEVWGYPKHKHNFFELTFILKGRGKHVFNDSAVSYKKGDVFFLTPKDEHEFLVEKPSKFGVLKFTEQLFIENKSFNTNKELKAQVEEIIFNSSIPDKSIKAYKADKKQLLYLYKMIKTELENPNLRSRNIILELFGALLLIVSRNLISNVNYLSNPILSEKEKIENILGYIRLHLFDADKVKIKALANTFNMSANYISIYVKKQTGISIKDYIIKSKLKLAERLLKESNLNITQIAAKTGFVDVSHFSKIFKNKYGKRPSEYYKK from the coding sequence ATGATTAAAAGGTTTACCATTTTAAAATCTATTGATATTGTTGAGTTTGATGCCGAAGAAGTTTGGGGATATCCAAAGCACAAACACAATTTTTTTGAACTTACTTTTATCTTAAAAGGAAGGGGAAAACATGTGTTTAATGATAGTGCTGTTTCTTACAAAAAAGGAGATGTTTTCTTTTTAACACCTAAAGACGAGCACGAATTTTTGGTAGAAAAACCCTCTAAATTTGGAGTTTTAAAATTTACAGAACAGCTATTTATAGAAAATAAAAGTTTTAATACTAATAAAGAATTAAAAGCACAAGTGGAAGAAATTATTTTTAATTCTTCGATTCCTGATAAAAGTATAAAAGCTTATAAAGCAGATAAAAAGCAGTTGTTGTATTTGTATAAAATGATTAAAACAGAATTAGAAAACCCTAATTTACGAAGTAGAAATATAATCTTAGAGCTTTTTGGAGCCTTGTTATTAATTGTTTCTCGAAATTTAATTTCTAATGTAAATTATTTATCGAACCCAATCTTATCAGAAAAAGAAAAAATTGAAAACATTTTGGGGTATATAAGATTGCATCTTTTTGATGCGGATAAAGTAAAGATTAAAGCGTTGGCAAATACCTTTAATATGTCTGCAAACTACATTAGTATTTATGTAAAAAAACAGACAGGAATTTCGATAAAAGATTACATTATAAAATCGAAATTAAAATTGGCAGAAAGACTTTTAAAGGAAAGTAACTTAAATATTACCCAAATTGCTGCGAAAACTGGCTTCGTAGATGTGAGCCATTTTAGTAAAATATTCAAAAATAAATACGGAAAAAGACCGAGCGAATATTATAAAAAGTAA
- the arfB gene encoding alternative ribosome rescue aminoacyl-tRNA hydrolase ArfB — MDKENIIKELNFKAIRSSGAGGQHVNKTSSKIELIFDLENSESLSENEKELLKTKLSSKLTKESSLILFCEETRSQHKNKEIAIKRFLELIKTNLIRPKKRKKTKPSKASIKKGIEKNKRTSLKKALRKKPKID, encoded by the coding sequence ATGGATAAAGAAAACATCATAAAAGAATTAAATTTTAAAGCCATTCGAAGTTCTGGTGCTGGTGGGCAACATGTAAATAAAACGTCTTCTAAAATTGAATTGATTTTCGATTTAGAAAATTCTGAATCGCTTTCTGAGAACGAAAAAGAGCTTTTAAAAACGAAACTTTCGTCGAAATTAACGAAAGAAAGTTCGCTAATTTTGTTTTGTGAAGAAACACGTTCGCAACATAAAAACAAAGAAATTGCCATTAAACGTTTTTTAGAATTGATAAAAACGAACTTAATTCGTCCTAAAAAAAGAAAAAAAACAAAACCAAGTAAAGCTTCTATTAAAAAAGGAATCGAAAAAAATAAGAGAACTTCTCTTAAAAAAGCCCTTCGAAAAAAACCAAAAATCGATTAA
- a CDS encoding DUF983 domain-containing protein yields the protein MNKILNMLKCKCPNCKKGKIFSSKKNRLLFQLPKMDANCAECNFKFEKEPGFFFGAMFVSYALIVAEVVACVVLFKFLLDFSYLKVIIITIVTPVLLSTINFRISRSIWIHMFYGD from the coding sequence ATGAATAAAATTCTTAATATGTTAAAATGTAAATGTCCTAATTGTAAAAAAGGGAAGATATTTAGCAGTAAAAAAAACCGCCTATTATTCCAATTGCCTAAAATGGATGCTAACTGTGCAGAATGCAATTTTAAATTTGAAAAAGAACCTGGTTTCTTTTTCGGAGCTATGTTTGTTAGTTATGCACTTATCGTAGCAGAAGTTGTAGCTTGCGTAGTTTTATTTAAATTTTTATTAGATTTTTCTTACCTGAAAGTTATAATTATAACAATTGTAACTCCAGTTTTATTAAGTACTATTAATTTTAGAATTTCTAGATCTATTTGGATTCATATGTTTTATGGTGATTAA
- a CDS encoding geranylgeranylglyceryl/heptaprenylglyceryl phosphate synthase: MVNIYQNILQAKQKGKKLLAVLIDPEKIELQNISSFFEKVHQSMATHIFVGGSTDVNNETEAVVSTIKKVTQLPVILFPGDVSQISNKADGILFLSLLSGRNPEYLIEQQIKAVPVLQKTELEIIPTGYILIDGKKETATQKVSNTKPISQENKTLILNTALAGEFSGKKLIYLEAGSGATVPVETSIITLVENNLSIPLIVGGGIRSKKQLDAAFNSGADLVVIGTAFEKDESFFSDLRK; this comes from the coding sequence ATCGTGAATATCTACCAAAACATTTTACAAGCAAAACAAAAAGGCAAAAAGTTATTGGCTGTTCTTATAGATCCTGAAAAAATCGAACTCCAAAATATTTCTTCTTTTTTTGAAAAAGTACACCAATCTATGGCAACGCATATTTTTGTGGGTGGTAGTACAGATGTAAATAATGAAACTGAAGCTGTTGTTTCAACAATTAAAAAAGTAACGCAATTGCCTGTAATTTTATTTCCTGGCGATGTTTCTCAAATCTCAAATAAAGCAGATGGAATTCTGTTTTTAAGCTTACTTTCTGGTAGAAATCCTGAATATTTAATTGAACAACAAATAAAAGCAGTTCCTGTTTTACAAAAAACAGAACTAGAAATTATACCAACTGGTTACATTTTAATTGATGGAAAAAAAGAAACTGCCACGCAAAAAGTAAGCAACACAAAACCAATTTCACAAGAAAATAAAACACTTATTTTAAATACAGCTTTGGCAGGAGAATTTTCTGGCAAAAAACTTATTTATTTAGAAGCTGGCTCAGGAGCAACTGTGCCAGTTGAGACAAGTATTATTACTCTTGTAGAGAATAATCTTTCTATTCCTTTGATTGTTGGTGGTGGAATTCGTTCTAAAAAACAGTTAGATGCAGCTTTTAATTCGGGCGCAGATTTGGTAGTTATTGGAACTGCTTTTGAGAAAGATGAAAGTTTTTTTAGTGATTTAAGAAAGTAG
- a CDS encoding 4'-phosphopantetheinyl transferase family protein gives MALYKIVSVNKTTKVLIWKIEESIPTLKDGISLSESSATRLNSMKSELHQKGFLSIRHLLKEVGYTDFDLIYDAFGKPHLKDGKFISITHSFTFTAIIISDDLHVGIDIEKQRDKILKIAHKFTPIEEYNTIANVNAKISKLTIVWGAKESLYKIYGKKKLLFLHHIYIEDFKFDDKKTTGEIKYNGEQFSYNIGFLEFEGFTCVYAC, from the coding sequence ATGGCTCTTTACAAAATAGTATCGGTTAACAAAACAACTAAAGTACTGATTTGGAAGATTGAAGAATCTATTCCTACTTTAAAGGACGGAATATCTCTTTCTGAAAGTAGTGCTACACGTTTGAATTCAATGAAATCGGAACTGCATCAAAAAGGTTTTTTAAGTATTAGACATTTATTAAAAGAGGTTGGTTATACAGATTTTGATTTGATTTATGATGCATTTGGTAAACCGCATTTAAAAGATGGAAAATTTATTTCCATCACACATTCCTTTACATTTACTGCAATAATTATTTCTGATGATTTACATGTTGGAATTGATATTGAAAAACAACGTGATAAAATTTTAAAAATTGCGCATAAATTCACGCCAATTGAAGAATACAATACCATTGCAAATGTTAATGCTAAAATTAGCAAACTAACCATTGTTTGGGGCGCAAAAGAGAGTTTGTATAAAATTTACGGAAAGAAAAAACTCTTATTCTTACACCATATTTATATTGAAGATTTTAAGTTTGATGATAAAAAAACCACTGGAGAAATTAAATACAATGGAGAACAATTTTCTTACAATATCGGGTTTTTAGAGTTTGAAGGGTTTACTTGTGTATATGCATGCTAA
- a CDS encoding AraC family transcriptional regulator has product MKIPILKINQFQESESLNNFYINSFSNHINLNKKLLEKPHSHNFYLCVLFTEGSGVHEIDFNSYQVNSGKVFFLKPGQTHSWKFSKEPEGFIFFHSQELYELKFLDHTLSSFPFFYSNQNPPLLELPQKEIPALNLKFKEIYNEYKQQKLLKELKIINLINSIYIDLTRTYTANVNFKKLTSPSYLVILEKLENLINENFYTKKLPKFYANQLNISTKHLNRVVKKTINKTTNQLISERIILEAKRLIIHSENNLANISNTLNFSDYAYFSKFFKLKTGYTPLNFRKKYYEIDTL; this is encoded by the coding sequence ATGAAAATACCCATTTTAAAAATTAATCAATTTCAAGAATCCGAATCGTTAAATAATTTTTATATAAACTCTTTCTCAAATCATATTAATTTAAACAAGAAATTGCTTGAAAAACCACACAGTCATAATTTTTATTTATGCGTACTATTTACAGAAGGTTCTGGTGTTCATGAAATTGATTTTAATTCTTATCAAGTAAATTCGGGCAAAGTTTTCTTTCTAAAACCAGGACAAACACATTCTTGGAAATTCAGTAAAGAACCAGAAGGTTTTATCTTTTTTCATTCCCAAGAACTTTATGAACTAAAATTTTTAGATCATACACTTAGCTCATTTCCTTTTTTTTATTCCAATCAAAATCCGCCTTTATTAGAATTACCTCAAAAAGAAATACCTGCTTTAAATCTTAAATTTAAAGAAATTTACAACGAATACAAACAACAAAAACTACTAAAAGAATTAAAAATAATAAACCTTATAAATAGTATTTATATAGATTTAACGAGAACATACACTGCTAATGTAAATTTTAAAAAACTTACTTCGCCAAGTTATTTGGTAATATTAGAAAAGCTAGAAAATTTAATAAACGAAAATTTTTACACTAAAAAATTACCTAAATTTTATGCGAATCAATTAAATATATCAACAAAACACTTGAATAGAGTTGTAAAAAAAACGATCAATAAAACTACTAATCAGTTAATATCTGAAAGAATTATATTAGAAGCTAAAAGATTAATTATACATTCCGAAAATAATTTAGCAAATATATCTAATACGCTTAATTTTTCGGATTATGCCTATTTTTCGAAATTCTTTAAATTAAAAACGGGCTACACACCTTTAAATTTTAGAAAGAAATATTATGAAATTGATACATTGTAA
- a CDS encoding DUF1097 domain-containing protein: protein MKNKYINTIYHSILVGLIAAIVILISGWLSIKAWVVFFAWANYFLHNCNMKKSFKMLVAFFVGIFIALIGNYVITYVNTLTTQPSLELYITAFVVFWIATILIFLEIIESWKEFIAATFLGTVLYFASEATITTIFPKLFIPLLIGIFAGYITIISREKLNKILN from the coding sequence ATGAAAAATAAGTATATAAATACAATATACCATTCGATTTTAGTAGGATTAATTGCAGCAATTGTAATTTTAATTTCTGGATGGCTTTCCATAAAAGCATGGGTTGTATTTTTTGCTTGGGCGAATTATTTTCTACACAACTGCAATATGAAAAAATCGTTTAAAATGTTAGTCGCATTTTTTGTTGGTATTTTTATTGCACTAATAGGAAACTACGTTATTACTTATGTAAACACATTAACAACACAACCAAGTTTAGAACTATATATTACAGCATTTGTAGTTTTTTGGATTGCCACCATTCTTATTTTTTTAGAAATTATAGAAAGCTGGAAAGAATTTATAGCCGCAACATTTTTAGGAACTGTTTTGTATTTTGCATCAGAAGCAACAATTACAACCATTTTTCCAAAACTATTTATTCCGTTATTAATTGGAATTTTTGCAGGTTACATTACCATAATTAGTAGAGAAAAATTAAATAAAATATTAAATTAA
- a CDS encoding polysaccharide deacetylase family protein, whose amino-acid sequence MKILYKTFAAIILIITFTACDAKKEEAPEKKEISTKIKNGKSYWPNGAQLVISVSMQFETGGQPEGAESPFSGNPLPKGNPDMPAESWFRYGAKEGIYRMLDLWKKHNIHVTSHVVGEAAIKYPEVAKAIADGGHEIAAHGIAWKDQWNLSYKDELDFIKKGIDTVEAITGQRGRGYNANWLRRGVNTLKVLQELGFLYHIDDLSRDEPFVTKVRGKNFVVMPYTLRNNDIVNIEGKHWSPDQHLAQLKMEFDQLYKEGATKRRMMSISMHDRIGGTPAVVNAVDQFIQYAKEHKGVVFMRKDEIANMVKDDPNTPEDNSEIEFNK is encoded by the coding sequence ATGAAAATTTTATACAAAACATTTGCTGCAATTATATTAATAATAACTTTTACAGCTTGCGATGCTAAAAAAGAAGAAGCACCAGAAAAAAAAGAAATAAGTACCAAAATAAAAAACGGAAAAAGCTATTGGCCAAATGGTGCACAATTGGTTATTTCTGTTTCTATGCAATTCGAAACTGGTGGACAACCAGAAGGTGCAGAAAGCCCTTTTTCTGGAAATCCTTTACCAAAAGGAAACCCAGATATGCCAGCAGAAAGTTGGTTTCGTTATGGTGCAAAAGAAGGAATTTATAGAATGTTAGACCTTTGGAAAAAACACAATATTCATGTTACTTCTCACGTAGTTGGTGAGGCAGCTATAAAGTATCCTGAAGTTGCAAAAGCCATTGCAGATGGTGGTCATGAAATTGCTGCACATGGAATTGCTTGGAAAGATCAATGGAATTTAAGTTACAAAGACGAGCTAGATTTCATTAAAAAAGGAATCGACACAGTAGAAGCAATTACGGGCCAAAGAGGTCGTGGTTACAATGCAAACTGGTTAAGAAGAGGTGTAAACACATTAAAAGTTTTACAGGAACTGGGTTTCTTATATCATATAGATGATTTGAGTAGAGACGAGCCTTTTGTAACTAAAGTTAGGGGGAAAAACTTTGTAGTGATGCCATATACTTTAAGAAATAACGACATTGTAAATATCGAAGGAAAACATTGGAGTCCAGACCAACATTTGGCACAATTAAAAATGGAATTCGATCAATTGTATAAAGAAGGTGCCACAAAAAGACGCATGATGTCTATAAGTATGCACGATAGAATTGGTGGAACGCCAGCAGTTGTAAATGCAGTAGACCAATTTATACAATATGCAAAAGAACACAAAGGAGTTGTGTTTATGCGTAAAGATGAAATTGCAAATATGGTAAAAGACGACCCAAATACGCCTGAAGATAATTCTGAAATTGAATTTAATAAATAA
- a CDS encoding DoxX family protein has product MKTTPQQTGFALLRIAMGVSFLGHGLVRFSKLGGFKDWVVSTFQESILPTFVVSTWGSVLPFLEFAIGLLLIFGLFTYRASIAGAIVIIILITGSCLIEKWDWAGMQMIYALFFYYIITNIDKNKISIDTLIHKK; this is encoded by the coding sequence ATGAAAACAACTCCACAACAAACAGGTTTTGCCTTGCTAAGAATTGCAATGGGTGTAAGTTTTTTAGGACATGGTTTGGTACGTTTTTCTAAATTAGGCGGATTTAAAGATTGGGTAGTAAGCACGTTTCAAGAGAGTATATTACCAACATTTGTAGTTTCCACTTGGGGTAGCGTTTTACCCTTTTTAGAATTCGCAATCGGTCTTTTATTAATTTTTGGTTTGTTTACTTACAGAGCAAGTATTGCTGGAGCCATTGTAATTATTATTTTAATAACAGGTTCTTGTTTAATAGAAAAATGGGACTGGGCAGGAATGCAAATGATTTATGCTTTGTTCTTCTATTATATTATTACTAATATCGATAAAAATAAAATATCTATAGACACCTTAATTCACAAAAAATAA
- the pnuC gene encoding nicotinamide riboside transporter PnuC, which yields MSEIFDFFFSQYKQYATIDIVLEIIAVIFGFLSVWFSKQNKIWVFPTGMISTIIFVYLLLKWGLLGDMMINGYYFIMSVYGWYIWTRKVDETHVTPISWTTSKEKKTSFLIFLATLAFVYIVYNYFDKWTSWVAYIDTITTGIFFVGMWLMAKRKVENWLFWIVGNLISVPLYLYKGFTFTSFQYFGFTFIAIFGYLAWKKSLHKTQLTS from the coding sequence ATGTCAGAAATTTTTGATTTCTTTTTCTCTCAATATAAACAATACGCAACCATCGATATTGTGCTCGAAATTATTGCTGTAATTTTTGGATTTTTATCAGTTTGGTTTTCTAAACAAAACAAAATTTGGGTATTTCCAACTGGAATGATTAGCACTATAATTTTTGTGTATTTGTTATTAAAATGGGGGCTTTTAGGTGACATGATGATAAACGGTTACTATTTTATAATGAGCGTTTATGGTTGGTATATTTGGACGCGTAAAGTCGACGAAACGCACGTAACTCCTATTTCTTGGACAACTTCTAAAGAGAAAAAAACATCCTTTTTAATATTTTTAGCAACATTAGCTTTCGTTTATATCGTATATAATTATTTCGATAAATGGACTTCTTGGGTGGCTTATATAGATACCATTACCACAGGAATTTTCTTTGTAGGAATGTGGTTAATGGCAAAACGAAAAGTAGAAAATTGGCTTTTTTGGATTGTTGGAAATCTAATTTCTGTACCTTTATATTTGTATAAAGGATTTACATTTACAAGTTTTCAATATTTTGGATTTACTTTTATCGCCATTTTTGGTTATTTAGCATGGAAAAAGAGCTTACACAAAACCCAATTAACATCGTAA